A genomic segment from Polyangium mundeleinium encodes:
- a CDS encoding dipeptidase, which produces MHGSPEARALHDLYPAIDLHADSLMWSRWVGYDLHARHDPPLPRAALGGHVDVPRMKEGGMGAQFFGLVSLPIGQRHGLARVIDEQIDALESQISRAPHRLAKVRTADEIEAARARGQVGALLGIEGGHALEGSLDKLAHFARRGVRYLGLCHFSRNELCYPAYGRGRKDDAGLTPFGREVVAACEALGVVVDLAHINRMGFLEACAMAKRPPIVSHTGVVGAFEHWRNVDDDQLRAIADKGGVVGVIFCPQFLGGDGLAPVVKHMKHIIDVCGEDTPALGSDWDGFIVPTRDLCDAARLPLLTDALLEAGIRPETIGKILRGNAMRVLAEVP; this is translated from the coding sequence ATGCACGGCTCCCCCGAAGCGCGCGCGCTCCACGACCTCTACCCCGCGATCGATTTGCACGCCGACAGCCTGATGTGGTCGCGCTGGGTGGGCTACGACCTGCACGCCCGCCACGATCCGCCGCTCCCGCGCGCCGCGCTCGGCGGGCACGTCGACGTCCCGCGCATGAAAGAGGGCGGGATGGGAGCGCAATTTTTTGGCCTCGTCTCCTTGCCGATCGGGCAGCGGCACGGGCTCGCGCGGGTCATCGACGAGCAGATCGACGCGCTCGAATCGCAGATCTCACGCGCGCCGCATCGCCTCGCCAAGGTGCGCACGGCGGACGAGATCGAGGCGGCGCGGGCGCGCGGGCAGGTGGGCGCGCTGCTCGGCATCGAGGGCGGGCACGCGCTCGAAGGTTCGCTCGACAAACTCGCGCATTTCGCGCGGCGCGGCGTGCGTTACCTCGGCCTTTGCCATTTCAGCCGGAACGAGCTCTGTTATCCGGCGTATGGGCGCGGGCGCAAGGACGACGCGGGGCTCACGCCGTTCGGCCGTGAGGTCGTCGCCGCGTGCGAGGCGCTCGGCGTCGTCGTGGACCTCGCGCACATCAATCGGATGGGGTTCCTCGAAGCTTGCGCGATGGCCAAGCGCCCGCCGATCGTCAGCCACACCGGCGTCGTGGGTGCGTTCGAGCACTGGCGCAACGTGGACGACGACCAGCTCCGCGCCATTGCGGACAAGGGCGGCGTCGTGGGCGTCATCTTTTGCCCGCAGTTCCTCGGCGGGGACGGGCTCGCGCCCGTCGTGAAGCACATGAAGCACATCATCGACGTTTGCGGCGAGGACACGCCCGCGCTCGGATCGGATTGGGACGGCTTCATCGTGCCGACTCGTGATCTTTGCGACGCCGCGCGATTGCCGCTGCTCACGGACGCGCTGCTCGAAGCGGGGATCCGGCCCGAGACGATCGGAAAGATCCTGCGGGGAAATGCGATGCGGGTGCTGGCGGAAGTTCCCTGA
- a CDS encoding peptidylprolyl isomerase has protein sequence MANPTALLETSLGNIKVELFVDKMPITANNFIKLAKSGFYDGLHFHRVINKFMLQFGCPHSRDPKSPRAGTGDGPDGTIKDEHPADAKISNEPGTLSMANTGERNSGSCQFFINTVHNHYLDWFTPGESKHPVFGRVIEGMDVVHQIEKTQTDRNDRPLNPVRMNRVVVEGA, from the coding sequence ATGGCAAACCCGACTGCACTCCTCGAGACCTCTCTCGGCAACATCAAGGTCGAGCTCTTCGTCGACAAGATGCCGATCACGGCCAATAACTTCATCAAGCTCGCGAAGAGCGGCTTTTACGACGGCCTGCATTTCCATCGGGTCATCAACAAGTTCATGCTCCAGTTTGGCTGTCCGCACAGCCGCGACCCGAAGAGCCCGCGCGCGGGCACGGGCGACGGGCCCGACGGGACGATCAAGGACGAGCATCCGGCTGACGCGAAGATCTCGAACGAGCCCGGCACGCTCTCCATGGCGAACACCGGCGAGCGCAACAGCGGATCGTGCCAGTTCTTCATCAACACCGTGCACAACCATTACCTCGACTGGTTCACGCCCGGTGAATCGAAGCACCCCGTCTTCGGCCGCGTCATCGAGGGCATGGACGTCGTGCACCAGATCGAGAAGACCCAGACCGATCGCAACGATCGGCCCCTCAACCCCGTCCGCATGAACCGCGTCGTCGTCGAAGGCGCCTGA
- a CDS encoding THUMP domain-containing class I SAM-dependent RNA methyltransferase, whose product MRTERKNRGEVMRFFATAAKGTEGALRDELREARFREVRADRGGVHFEGPIDEGMRACLELRIAVRVLALLAEFEAETGEALYEGVSRVDFSPYVDPKRTLAVRAACKDSRLTHTQFIAQKTKDAIVDQERKQLGARSSVDLDDPDLGVFVHVVRDRASLYVDLAGESLHRRGYRKRIEEAPLKETLAAAILRLSGWDRQSPLVDPMCGSGTIPIEASLWARDVAPGLLRPQHGFERWPSHDETRKRRIAEMREAARARVKSEGPFIAGSDVSPQAIETAKQNAKAAGVRLHFSRADVRDVEPLEPVGFVVTNPPYGERLSGGEELYRGMAEALRRLSGHTVVLLAGTPEISRAMRIRPDKEITVWNGPIECRLFSYSIR is encoded by the coding sequence ATGCGAACCGAGCGGAAGAACCGGGGCGAGGTGATGCGTTTCTTCGCGACGGCCGCGAAGGGCACGGAAGGCGCGCTGCGCGACGAGCTGCGTGAGGCGCGCTTCCGCGAGGTGCGCGCGGATCGAGGCGGCGTGCACTTCGAGGGCCCGATCGACGAGGGCATGCGCGCGTGCCTGGAGCTGCGCATCGCGGTGCGCGTGCTCGCGCTGCTCGCCGAGTTCGAGGCGGAGACGGGAGAGGCGCTCTACGAGGGCGTTTCGCGCGTGGATTTCAGCCCGTACGTCGATCCGAAGCGCACGCTCGCGGTGCGCGCGGCGTGCAAGGACAGCCGCCTCACGCACACGCAGTTCATCGCGCAGAAGACGAAGGACGCGATCGTCGATCAGGAGCGCAAGCAGCTCGGGGCGCGATCGAGCGTGGACCTCGACGACCCGGATCTCGGGGTGTTCGTGCACGTGGTGCGGGATCGGGCGAGCCTGTACGTGGACCTCGCGGGGGAATCGCTGCACCGGCGCGGCTACCGCAAGCGCATCGAGGAGGCGCCGCTCAAGGAGACGCTGGCGGCGGCGATCCTGCGTCTTTCCGGCTGGGACCGGCAAAGCCCGCTCGTGGACCCGATGTGTGGCTCGGGGACGATCCCGATCGAAGCGTCGCTCTGGGCGCGCGACGTGGCGCCGGGGCTCTTGCGGCCGCAGCACGGCTTCGAGCGGTGGCCGAGCCACGACGAGACACGAAAGCGGCGCATCGCGGAGATGCGCGAGGCCGCGCGGGCGCGGGTGAAGAGCGAAGGGCCGTTCATCGCGGGGAGCGACGTGTCGCCGCAGGCGATCGAGACGGCGAAGCAAAACGCAAAAGCCGCGGGCGTGCGGCTGCATTTCTCGCGCGCGGATGTGCGGGACGTGGAGCCTTTGGAGCCGGTGGGATTCGTTGTGACGAACCCGCCGTACGGGGAGCGGTTGTCCGGGGGAGAGGAGCTCTACCGAGGGATGGCGGAGGCGCTTCGGCGGTTGTCGGGGCATACGGTGGTGCTGCTCGCGGGGACGCCGGAGATTTCGCGGGCGATGCGGATAAGGCCGGACAAGGAGATCACGGTTTGGAATGGCCCGATCGAATGCCGGTTGTTTTCGTATTCGATACGGTGA
- a CDS encoding GNAT family N-acetyltransferase codes for MRTAEEIARLEEARQVQGFASIAPESIRVAGGIACFAGPGSWCNVVVGIGLEGPVTAEDFDRIEAFYEGRGVPIRMELSPYVDAGLLAMLAARRFVLTRFENLLARDLTVDEDSLAGAALPEGIVVRKVAPGEEDRFVEVSSSGFRPEGEPLSEADRQVSLAMVKEPRSIGVIAWAGDEAVGAGGAEVRGEVAALFGTSVLPAWRRRGIQQALIRARLAEARARGATVATIGSMPGEPTERNVQRVGFRVVCTRVHLERA; via the coding sequence ATGAGAACCGCCGAGGAAATCGCCCGCCTCGAAGAAGCCCGCCAGGTGCAAGGCTTCGCCTCCATCGCGCCCGAATCCATCCGCGTCGCCGGCGGGATCGCCTGCTTCGCGGGGCCCGGATCCTGGTGCAACGTCGTCGTCGGAATCGGGCTCGAAGGGCCCGTCACGGCCGAGGACTTCGATCGAATCGAGGCGTTTTACGAGGGCCGCGGCGTGCCGATCCGGATGGAGCTCTCGCCCTACGTGGATGCGGGGCTGCTCGCGATGCTCGCCGCGCGGCGGTTCGTGCTGACGCGGTTCGAGAACCTGCTCGCGCGGGATCTCACCGTGGACGAGGATTCCCTCGCCGGCGCGGCATTGCCCGAGGGGATCGTGGTGCGCAAGGTCGCGCCGGGCGAGGAGGATCGGTTCGTCGAGGTGTCCAGCAGCGGGTTTCGGCCCGAGGGCGAGCCCTTGTCGGAGGCCGATCGGCAAGTGAGCCTGGCCATGGTGAAGGAGCCGCGCTCGATCGGCGTGATCGCCTGGGCCGGGGACGAGGCCGTGGGCGCGGGGGGCGCGGAGGTGCGGGGCGAGGTCGCCGCGTTGTTCGGGACGAGTGTCCTGCCGGCGTGGCGGCGGCGCGGCATTCAGCAGGCGCTCATTCGCGCGCGGCTTGCCGAAGCGCGGGCGCGCGGGGCGACCGTGGCGACGATCGGATCGATGCCCGGCGAGCCCACCGAGCGCAACGTGCAGCGGGTGGGCTTCCGGGTCGTTTGCACGCGCGTGCACCTCGAACGGGCGTGA
- a CDS encoding zinc-dependent alcohol dehydrogenase family protein: protein MKAIVIQGSFGLGSLAEVTLPDPTPGHGQVVIRMRAASLNYRDLMMIRGQYNPRQPLPLVPFSDGVGEVIEVGPSVTHLKKGDRVCPIFMQAWQDGELDAEKLKTTLGGPLPGVLSELFVTGESGLVKVPAHLSDEEAATLPCAAVTAYNALFCSGRVSPGDTVLVQGTGGVSVFALQFARLAGARVIVTSSSDAKLERAKSLGAWATINYKTTPDWDKKALELTGGAGVDHVVEVGGAGTLARSMRATRIAGTVSVIGVLAGGAQEMSVLPILMKHLRLQGIMVGSRAMFEAMNRAIEAGGLRPVIDEKTFSFGEAREALTYMESGGHFGKIVLRF from the coding sequence GTGAAGGCAATCGTCATTCAGGGCTCGTTCGGGCTCGGCTCCCTCGCCGAGGTCACGCTGCCCGATCCCACCCCGGGGCACGGCCAGGTCGTGATTCGGATGCGCGCCGCGTCGCTCAACTATCGCGACCTCATGATGATCAGGGGCCAATACAACCCCCGCCAGCCCCTCCCGCTCGTGCCGTTCTCGGACGGCGTCGGCGAGGTGATCGAGGTGGGCCCCTCCGTGACGCACCTGAAAAAAGGCGATCGCGTCTGCCCCATCTTCATGCAAGCGTGGCAAGACGGCGAGCTCGACGCCGAGAAGCTCAAGACGACGCTCGGCGGGCCCTTGCCCGGCGTGCTCTCCGAGCTCTTCGTGACCGGCGAATCCGGGCTCGTGAAGGTGCCGGCCCACCTCTCCGACGAGGAAGCGGCGACGCTCCCCTGCGCGGCCGTGACGGCGTACAATGCGCTCTTTTGTAGCGGAAGGGTTTCTCCGGGCGATACGGTGCTCGTGCAGGGCACGGGCGGCGTGTCGGTCTTCGCGCTGCAATTCGCCCGCCTCGCCGGCGCGCGCGTGATCGTGACGTCGAGCAGCGACGCGAAGCTCGAACGCGCGAAGTCGCTCGGCGCATGGGCGACGATCAACTACAAAACCACGCCGGACTGGGACAAGAAGGCCCTCGAGCTCACGGGCGGCGCGGGCGTCGACCACGTGGTCGAGGTCGGTGGCGCGGGCACGCTCGCGCGTTCGATGCGCGCCACGCGCATCGCGGGCACGGTGAGCGTGATCGGCGTGCTCGCAGGCGGAGCGCAGGAGATGAGCGTGCTGCCGATCCTGATGAAGCACCTCCGGCTCCAGGGCATCATGGTCGGCTCGCGGGCGATGTTCGAGGCGATGAACCGAGCGATCGAGGCGGGCGGGCTCCGGCCGGTGATCGACGAGAAGACGTTCTCCTTCGGCGAGGCGCGCGAGGCGCTCACCTACATGGAGAGCGGCGGGCATTTCGGGAAGATCGTGCTGCGATTCTGA
- a CDS encoding vWA domain-containing protein, whose protein sequence is MKVQSVALLSALGMLVSGSSVYLLAPATSGATTLGAAPEARVGDVAPETAAQDVAATFSTGTTLRMEGRLGHGRLEKGGTRTTYVMVEVHADGAEDGRRVAENHLAIVIDRSGSMKGDRLPRALAAANAAVDRLEDGDRVSVISFDTRPTTDVSMTTVNTSTRQVIRSAIQNISLGGDTCISCGIQAGVDELRRSEGTADRMIVLSDGDATAGVRDVPGFESIARSARDAGIGVSTIGVGTSYNQKIMGAIALHSGGRHHFIEDAASLERVFLAEADKLRNTVAVSAAVTVDLAEGVTLARVFDRSFSRNGQRLTVPLGNFSASDTKTLLLELRVPADAEGITPVADVRLRFDDRKTGGEGSCNGKLDVRIGADGEAGSELDPIIATRIERTRTADTLDAVNELLEQGRTEEAEAKLAAQEKTLREVTERARAAGGGTKGEVLAQDLEEQTSTISGAKKDVAAKPKGIDKARAQRKYVEAANPYRE, encoded by the coding sequence ATGAAGGTCCAAAGCGTCGCCCTCCTGAGCGCCCTCGGCATGCTGGTGTCGGGTTCGTCCGTGTACCTCCTCGCCCCCGCCACCTCGGGCGCCACGACGCTCGGCGCGGCCCCGGAGGCGCGGGTGGGCGACGTGGCGCCAGAGACGGCGGCCCAGGACGTCGCCGCGACCTTCAGCACGGGCACGACGCTGCGGATGGAGGGCCGGCTCGGGCACGGGCGGCTCGAAAAAGGCGGGACGCGGACGACGTACGTGATGGTCGAGGTCCACGCCGACGGGGCCGAGGACGGCAGGCGCGTCGCCGAGAACCACCTGGCGATCGTGATCGATCGCTCCGGCTCGATGAAAGGCGACCGGCTCCCGCGGGCGCTCGCGGCGGCGAACGCGGCCGTCGATCGCCTCGAAGACGGCGATCGGGTCAGCGTGATCTCCTTCGACACGCGCCCCACGACCGACGTCTCCATGACCACCGTGAACACCTCGACCCGCCAGGTGATCCGGTCCGCGATCCAGAACATCTCCCTCGGCGGCGACACGTGCATCTCGTGCGGGATCCAGGCCGGCGTCGACGAACTCCGCCGGAGCGAAGGCACGGCCGATCGGATGATCGTGCTCAGCGACGGCGACGCGACGGCCGGCGTGCGCGACGTCCCGGGCTTCGAGTCCATCGCCCGGTCGGCCCGAGACGCCGGGATCGGCGTGAGCACGATCGGCGTGGGCACGTCCTACAACCAGAAGATCATGGGCGCGATCGCGCTGCACTCGGGCGGGCGCCACCATTTCATCGAAGACGCCGCCTCGCTCGAACGTGTCTTCCTCGCCGAGGCCGACAAGCTGCGCAACACGGTCGCCGTCTCGGCCGCCGTGACCGTCGATCTCGCCGAAGGCGTCACGCTGGCGCGCGTCTTCGATCGCTCGTTCAGCCGCAACGGGCAACGCCTCACGGTCCCGCTCGGCAACTTCTCCGCGAGCGACACGAAGACGTTGCTGCTCGAACTTCGGGTCCCCGCCGACGCGGAAGGGATCACGCCCGTGGCCGACGTGCGCCTCCGGTTCGACGATCGGAAGACAGGCGGGGAAGGCTCGTGCAACGGCAAGCTCGACGTGCGCATCGGCGCGGACGGGGAGGCGGGATCGGAGCTCGATCCGATCATCGCGACGCGCATCGAGCGGACGCGAACGGCCGACACGCTCGACGCCGTGAACGAGCTCCTGGAGCAAGGCCGCACCGAGGAGGCGGAGGCCAAGCTCGCGGCGCAGGAGAAGACGCTGCGCGAGGTGACCGAACGGGCGAGGGCCGCGGGGGGCGGGACCAAAGGCGAGGTGCTCGCCCAGGATCTGGAGGAGCAGACGAGCACGATCTCCGGCGCGAAGAAGGACGTGGCCGCGAAGCCGAAAGGGATCGACAAGGCCCGCGCGCAGCGGAAGTACGTGGAAGCGGCGAATCCGTACCGGGAGTGA
- a CDS encoding aminopeptidase P family protein, translating into MLSPRTPSSVFVARRRALAERSPNPALLAAGLPPARQYRANTYPFRAKSHFLYLVGEHIAGAALLVTRDRQILFAEPEAEGDALWHGPRPSFEELRRALAVDEVRALADLDAALRDLGAPVATLPTEDARSAAWLSARLGRVITASGGDKLEAGSPDEALAEAMIELRLRHDEAAITQLRAAGQASARAHLAGMRATRPGGTEAEVAGVMIGSLRREGFEDAYGPIVTVHGEVLHNEHHHGALAAGDLLLADVGGETPEGFAGDITRTWPVSGTFSPTQRAIYDVVLAAQRAAVAKVRPGVRYREVHETAKRVVVEGLCHLGIFRGDPSGLLERGAAAIFFPHGIGHLLGLDVHDMEDLGDRAGYAPGRVRSKAFGDCYLRLDRDLAPGMAVTIEPGFYQVPAILGDARYVGAVGDDLRRDVLARYADVRGIRIEDDVLCTSGDPEVLTALVPKDASEVEAAMRG; encoded by the coding sequence ATGCTCTCCCCGCGCACCCCGTCCTCCGTCTTCGTCGCCCGCCGTCGCGCCCTCGCCGAGCGCTCGCCGAACCCGGCGCTGCTCGCGGCCGGCCTGCCCCCCGCGCGCCAGTACCGCGCGAACACGTACCCGTTCCGCGCCAAGAGCCACTTCCTGTACCTCGTCGGCGAGCACATCGCGGGCGCGGCCCTGCTCGTGACGCGGGACCGGCAGATCCTGTTCGCGGAGCCGGAAGCCGAAGGCGACGCGCTCTGGCACGGGCCACGGCCGTCGTTCGAGGAGCTGCGCAGGGCGCTCGCCGTGGACGAGGTCCGCGCGCTCGCCGACCTGGATGCGGCCCTGCGGGATCTCGGCGCGCCCGTGGCGACGCTGCCGACCGAGGACGCGCGGAGCGCCGCGTGGCTCTCGGCCCGGCTCGGCCGCGTGATCACGGCCTCGGGCGGGGACAAACTCGAAGCGGGCAGCCCGGATGAAGCGCTCGCCGAGGCGATGATCGAGCTGCGCCTGCGCCACGACGAGGCCGCGATCACGCAGCTCCGCGCCGCGGGCCAGGCGAGCGCGCGGGCGCACCTCGCGGGCATGCGCGCGACGCGGCCGGGGGGCACGGAGGCGGAGGTCGCAGGCGTGATGATCGGCTCGTTGCGGCGCGAGGGCTTCGAGGACGCCTACGGCCCGATCGTCACGGTCCACGGGGAGGTGCTGCACAACGAGCACCACCACGGCGCGCTCGCCGCGGGCGACCTCTTGCTCGCCGACGTGGGTGGCGAGACGCCCGAGGGGTTCGCCGGCGACATCACGCGGACCTGGCCCGTCTCGGGCACGTTTTCCCCCACGCAGCGCGCGATCTACGACGTCGTGCTCGCCGCCCAGCGCGCCGCCGTGGCCAAGGTTCGTCCCGGCGTCCGGTACCGCGAGGTGCACGAGACGGCGAAGCGCGTCGTCGTCGAAGGCCTCTGCCACCTCGGGATCTTCCGCGGCGATCCGAGCGGCCTGCTCGAGCGCGGCGCGGCGGCGATCTTCTTCCCGCACGGCATCGGGCACCTGCTCGGGCTCGACGTGCACGACATGGAAGACCTCGGCGATCGCGCTGGCTACGCGCCGGGCCGCGTGCGCTCGAAGGCGTTCGGCGACTGCTATCTCCGGCTCGATCGGGACCTCGCGCCCGGCATGGCCGTGACCATCGAGCCCGGGTTTTACCAGGTCCCCGCGATCCTCGGCGACGCGCGGTACGTCGGCGCGGTCGGCGACGATCTCCGCCGCGACGTGCTCGCGCGCTACGCCGACGTGCGCGGCATCCGCATCGAGGACGATGTGCTCTGCACGAGCGGCGATCCCGAGGTGCTCACCGCGCTCGTCCCGAAGGACGCGTCCGAGGTCGAAGCCGCGATGCGCGGCTGA